The segment CTCCTGACACGCTTTTTTCGTCACTTCTTTATAACGATATTGGTCGAAATGATTATAATAAAAACAATCCACAAAGGGCATTTTTTCTTCATTAACGGGAACCATCCCCACAAATAGGACAGGACATAATCCCTTAGCGCGATGCAATAAATCACTAATATTGTCCTTAAACCCTTCAAAATCGGTAAATAATCGTCCATCAGGTCGTCCCAAGCGAGGAGAATCATTCACCCCCACCGAGAGAATAATGACATCAGGAACTTGATTACGCAACTCTCCCCGGTAGCGAAATTCTGTTTCTAAGCGTTCCGCGACTTGAGACACGCGATCGCCACGAATCCCCAAATTATACAAAACATGACCTGCTTGATCCTCGGCCATCCACTGACGACGCAACCGTTCAACCCAACCTCCTGCGATGGGATCACCATAACCATAGACCAGACTATCTCCCAAGGCTACCACCTTTAACGGTTGAGACTTAAAGCGTAATTTCGGGGATTGACTGAGTTTAACAACGGTTTGCATCGAATAGATGTCTCCTACGATAAATTCCTAATGGCTTAACATTTTGATACAAAACTTAATTATAACGCACTAAGTAAATACTCCTAAGAAATTGGTAAAATCAAAGCGTTAATTGAACTAACACCAGATATGCCAGTTCGTTGCTTACTTATTGCCTTGTTGTTAATGGGTGTTCAGTCGGTACAGGCGAACCCATTGCTAGAGATTGCCCAAAATAGAACTCATGCCGGTCGAGAACTGCGAAATTTCTTTGAAACCGGTCGCGTGAGTCCTGAAGATCGGCTGATGTTTCAAAGACCGCCCACTGGCGTTATCCCACTTCAACAAACGGTCAATAGCTGGCAATTTATCATCTTTAAAGAAGGAAATGTTTCTTTTTGGATTCCTCCAGGGGTGTTAACTGATGAAAAGGTGGTATTAGAAACTTCCCTAGGTTCCATTAATTTTCGTACCCTTGCGTCTAATCGTGATGATCGCCGCTATGTGGCTGCTTATGCTGCTGATTTAACCCCTGAACAGCTTAAAGATCCCCAAAATTTACTCCAAGCAGTCAGAGATAAAGTTGCCCCTCAAGACGAGTTTAAACTCCAGAACGAACGGTCGATTACACTCGATTCCTATCCAGGTCAAGAATTAACCGTAGAAAATCAAGAAGAAACCATCATTATTCGGGTTTATTTCGCTAATAACCAGATTTATGCTTTGGGGGTTCGTCACCCTAAACCTGACCCCGAACCGAGATCCACTAGGGCTTTTCTGAATGCCCTTGAATTGATTGATTAGTGAGATCTTGGAGATCTTCAGGATTTTTAACGCGATCGAGGAAAATTAAGCCATTGAGATGATCCAGTTCGTGTTGGAAAATTCTGGCGACAAAATCCGTCAATTTTTGCTGTTGAAA is part of the Rippkaea orientalis PCC 8801 genome and harbors:
- a CDS encoding GDSL-type esterase/lipase family protein, with the protein product MQTVVKLSQSPKLRFKSQPLKVVALGDSLVYGYGDPIAGGWVERLRRQWMAEDQAGHVLYNLGIRGDRVSQVAERLETEFRYRGELRNQVPDVIILSVGVNDSPRLGRPDGRLFTDFEGFKDNISDLLHRAKGLCPVLFVGMVPVNEEKMPFVDCFYYNHFDQYRYKEVTKKACQELNIPYLDIFDLWLGRGENWLRSRLSSDGLHPNVEGYEALFNDIIHWQPMAQLND